A stretch of Gemmatimonas aurantiaca T-27 DNA encodes these proteins:
- a CDS encoding type IV pilus twitching motility protein PilT: protein MPQLDRVLTRLEAGAASAILLEADTPIRCVTPNGPQPVSTQVLTRAQALALVNEMAGADDKPAVAAGAGIRFLYAWNDKQWLVQQESDAPLRIRIRQWVDKPGPADPTVPTGTGHMRRRASDKPLGSFENEAAAREAIDRLLREQVRRGAADLHLRVGEPPILRMGGDLLRIEGEPVLDDPTVSGMLWSIMPDKNKAEFDGSWDTDFAHEIQGLSRFRVNVLRDRNGVASVIRTIATGTVTVEQMGISAEVQQLCHLTKGLVLVTGPTGSGKSTTLCALVDLINRTRSDHIITIEDPIEFVHQSKKCLITQRQVGVHTQSFKSALRAALREDPDIVLVGELRDLETIAIALETAETGHLVFGTLHTSTAASTINRIVDQFPADRQDQIRVMLSESLKGVVSQTLCRKIGGGRVAAREILLVNKAVSSLIREGKTVQIPNIIQTNRRLGMETLNDALLTLVRNKTIEAEEAFVKSVEKKEMAGKLKAMGYNLDGLTSEE from the coding sequence GTGCCACAACTCGACCGTGTACTGACCCGCCTCGAAGCCGGCGCCGCCTCGGCGATCCTGCTCGAAGCGGATACCCCCATTCGCTGCGTCACGCCCAACGGCCCGCAGCCGGTCAGCACACAGGTGCTCACACGCGCGCAGGCGCTGGCGCTGGTGAACGAGATGGCGGGCGCAGACGACAAGCCAGCGGTCGCGGCTGGCGCCGGCATTCGTTTTCTGTACGCCTGGAACGACAAACAGTGGTTGGTGCAGCAGGAGAGCGACGCGCCGCTGCGCATTCGCATCCGGCAGTGGGTCGACAAGCCCGGTCCGGCCGACCCTACTGTGCCCACCGGCACGGGCCACATGCGCCGTCGTGCGTCGGACAAACCGCTGGGTTCGTTCGAGAACGAGGCCGCAGCCCGCGAAGCCATTGATCGCCTCCTGCGAGAGCAGGTCCGCCGGGGTGCGGCCGATCTGCACCTGCGAGTTGGCGAGCCGCCCATCCTGCGCATGGGGGGAGACCTCCTGCGCATCGAGGGCGAGCCGGTGCTCGATGACCCCACCGTATCGGGCATGCTGTGGTCGATCATGCCCGACAAGAACAAGGCGGAATTCGACGGTAGCTGGGACACCGATTTTGCCCATGAGATTCAGGGCCTTTCACGTTTCCGCGTGAATGTCCTGCGGGACCGGAACGGCGTCGCCTCCGTGATCCGCACCATCGCCACGGGTACGGTCACCGTGGAGCAGATGGGCATTTCAGCGGAAGTCCAGCAGCTCTGTCACCTCACCAAGGGACTGGTGCTGGTGACCGGCCCCACCGGCTCCGGCAAATCGACGACCCTGTGTGCGCTGGTGGACCTCATCAATCGCACACGCTCCGATCACATCATCACGATCGAAGATCCGATCGAGTTCGTGCACCAGAGCAAGAAGTGTCTGATCACGCAGCGTCAGGTGGGCGTGCACACGCAGTCGTTCAAGAGCGCTCTGCGCGCGGCGCTGCGTGAGGATCCGGACATCGTCCTCGTGGGCGAACTACGCGACCTGGAAACCATTGCCATAGCGCTCGAGACGGCCGAAACAGGCCACCTGGTGTTCGGCACACTGCACACCAGCACCGCCGCGTCGACCATCAATCGCATCGTGGACCAGTTTCCGGCCGACCGGCAGGATCAGATCCGCGTGATGCTCTCCGAGTCGCTCAAGGGTGTGGTATCGCAGACACTGTGCCGCAAGATCGGCGGTGGGCGTGTGGCCGCACGTGAGATTCTGCTCGTCAACAAGGCGGTCAGTTCGCTCATCCGCGAAGGCAAGACGGTGCAGATCCCCAACATCATCCAGACCAACCGCCGACTGGGCATGGAAACGCTCAACGACGCCCTGCTCACGCTGGTCCGCAACAAGACCATCGAGGCGGAAGAAGCGTTCGTGAAGTCGGTCGAAAAGAAGGAAATGGCGGGCAAACTCAAGGCGATGGGCTACAACCTCGACGGGCTGACGTCCGAGGAGTAG
- a CDS encoding RidA family protein → MENTNTPNHLRLARAAVVAASTAAIAVLLQAGCAAPKDAAAPAAASPASAAADPEFIQPDGPPANPFSPAVRVGNLIFVSGTLGTLPDGKLAPGGIQAETKQLLENIKGTLGAVGVGMERVARCTVYMADLAEWPAMNEIYRSYFTNGKYPARAAVQATLLFGARVEMECVAAAK, encoded by the coding sequence ATGGAAAACACCAACACGCCGAACCACCTCCGTCTGGCCCGGGCCGCTGTCGTGGCGGCGAGCACCGCTGCGATCGCCGTGCTCCTGCAGGCGGGCTGCGCCGCTCCCAAGGATGCCGCTGCGCCGGCTGCTGCCAGCCCCGCCTCCGCGGCCGCCGATCCCGAGTTCATCCAGCCCGACGGACCACCGGCCAATCCATTCTCGCCGGCGGTGCGGGTGGGGAATCTGATCTTCGTGTCGGGGACGCTGGGCACCTTGCCAGACGGCAAGCTGGCTCCGGGCGGGATTCAGGCGGAGACCAAGCAGTTGCTCGAGAACATCAAGGGCACGCTGGGTGCCGTCGGAGTGGGCATGGAGCGGGTGGCGCGCTGCACGGTGTACATGGCGGATCTCGCCGAGTGGCCGGCGATGAATGAGATCTACCGATCGTATTTCACGAACGGGAAGTATCCGGCCCGCGCGGCGGTGCAGGCGACGCTGCTGTTTGGCGCCCGGGTCGAGATGGAATGCGTGGCCGCGGCCAAGTAG
- a CDS encoding pyridoxal phosphate-dependent aminotransferase, producing the protein MPTTAARLSVFTESVIRGTTRLANQYGAINLSQGFPDFDPPETLLSGLERAARGPNHQYAVTWGAPAFRKALAGKISRFTGLDVDADQHLVVTCGSTEAMMVAMMTACNPGDKVIVFSPFYENYAADAILSGAEPIYVPLHPPGFGFDEDDLAKAFAQKPKAIVVCNPSNPSGKVFTREELLTILKYAEQYDTWVITDEPYEHIVYAPHEHVYFNTLPGAFERTITCNSLSKTYSITGWRLGYVHAPASVIAQARKVHDFLTVGAAAPLQDAAVGALELPMSYYEELTTIYTKKRDLFLEILRGTGLPFTEPQGAYYVMVDITELGFPDDTAASEWLIKEIGVAGVPGSSFFREPVKNLIRFHFAKREETLRAAGERLGALAVRANAGR; encoded by the coding sequence ATGCCTACCACAGCCGCACGCCTCTCCGTCTTCACGGAATCCGTCATCCGTGGGACCACGCGCCTCGCCAATCAGTACGGCGCCATCAATCTCTCGCAGGGATTTCCGGATTTTGATCCGCCGGAAACGCTGTTGTCCGGCCTCGAACGGGCGGCACGCGGACCGAACCATCAGTACGCGGTGACCTGGGGCGCGCCAGCTTTCCGGAAGGCACTGGCCGGCAAGATCTCGCGCTTCACCGGGCTCGACGTGGATGCAGACCAGCATCTCGTGGTCACCTGCGGCAGCACGGAGGCGATGATGGTCGCCATGATGACGGCCTGCAATCCGGGCGACAAGGTGATCGTGTTCTCGCCGTTCTACGAGAACTATGCGGCCGATGCCATTCTCTCCGGCGCAGAACCCATCTACGTGCCGCTGCATCCGCCCGGCTTCGGGTTCGATGAAGACGATCTGGCGAAGGCGTTCGCACAGAAGCCCAAGGCAATTGTGGTGTGCAACCCGTCGAACCCGAGTGGCAAGGTGTTCACGCGCGAGGAACTGCTCACCATTCTCAAGTACGCCGAGCAGTACGATACGTGGGTCATCACCGACGAACCGTACGAGCACATCGTGTACGCGCCGCACGAGCATGTGTACTTCAACACGCTGCCGGGGGCGTTCGAGCGCACGATCACCTGCAATTCACTGTCGAAGACCTATTCGATCACGGGGTGGCGGTTGGGATATGTGCATGCGCCGGCGTCGGTGATCGCGCAGGCGCGCAAAGTGCACGACTTCCTCACGGTGGGCGCTGCGGCCCCGCTGCAGGACGCCGCCGTGGGCGCGCTCGAACTGCCGATGTCGTACTACGAAGAGCTCACCACGATCTACACGAAGAAGCGCGATCTCTTCCTCGAGATCTTGCGTGGCACCGGCCTGCCGTTCACCGAGCCACAGGGCGCGTACTACGTGATGGTCGACATCACCGAACTGGGCTTCCCCGACGATACGGCCGCATCCGAGTGGCTGATCAAGGAGATCGGCGTGGCCGGTGTGCCCGGTTCGAGTTTCTTCCGCGAGCCGGTGAAGAATTTGATTCGATTCCACTTCGCAAAGCGGGAAGAGACCCTGCGCGCAGCGGGCGAACGACTGGGGGCGCTGGCGGTCAGAGCCAACGCCGGGCGATAG
- a CDS encoding bestrophin family protein gives MITYDPKNWLRILLDFPHSPVFRTLALDVVGAGLYAALVVWVETDYFRVAVPLGPSLLSILGIILGLLLVFRTNTSYDRWWEGRRLWGQLVNISRGLAHQLDALLPVQAPQRAEYVRLFEEFPVALAAHLRAPRGTLGPHVPNDIVQRLSRRLHADIAAGQLPREATVALTPLVVQFDDVTGACERIRNTPIPFSYSSYVKQFVILYALVLPFGLAREFGYGTIIASMFTFFATMGLELLATEIEEPFGTDRNDLPLDQIADRIARDTAAILTGAAPDAGPATTD, from the coding sequence ATGATCACGTACGATCCGAAAAACTGGCTGCGCATCCTGCTGGACTTTCCGCACAGCCCGGTGTTTCGCACGCTGGCGCTGGATGTGGTGGGGGCCGGTTTGTATGCCGCGCTCGTGGTGTGGGTGGAAACCGACTATTTCCGCGTGGCCGTGCCGCTGGGGCCGTCGTTGTTGTCCATCCTGGGCATCATTCTCGGTCTGCTGTTGGTATTCCGGACCAACACCTCCTACGATCGCTGGTGGGAGGGCCGTCGGTTGTGGGGCCAGTTGGTGAACATCTCACGGGGGCTGGCGCATCAACTCGACGCGCTGTTGCCGGTGCAGGCGCCGCAGCGGGCGGAGTACGTTCGATTGTTCGAGGAGTTCCCGGTCGCGTTGGCGGCGCACCTGCGTGCACCGCGCGGCACACTCGGCCCTCATGTGCCAAACGATATTGTGCAGCGACTGTCGCGGCGGCTGCACGCCGATATCGCCGCAGGGCAGCTACCGCGCGAAGCAACGGTGGCCCTCACGCCGCTGGTGGTGCAATTCGATGATGTCACGGGCGCCTGCGAGCGTATCCGCAACACGCCCATCCCCTTTTCGTACAGTTCGTACGTGAAGCAGTTCGTGATTCTGTACGCGCTGGTACTGCCGTTCGGTCTCGCCCGCGAGTTCGGCTACGGGACGATCATCGCGAGCATGTTCACGTTTTTTGCGACGATGGGCCTGGAACTGCTGGCCACCGAAATCGAAGAGCCGTTCGGCACCGATCGCAACGATCTGCCGCTGGATCAGATCGCCGATCGGATCGCGCGGGATACGGCCGCTATTCTCACGGGCGCCGCTCCCGATGCCGGACCGGCAACGACGGACTGA
- a CDS encoding DUF4184 family protein: protein MPATILSHQALVLPLKMRWPHRFSGLALCIGSMAPDLEFIGRMSHDWLFSHTLSAQIWFTVPLTMALVWLLTTRLLPALVPYLRDHPEWRLHDLLALRAPATWWDWVSVAWSAWIGGVSHVVLDGITHGNHSGWLVPWLPVLRTPVPHLGGEAPLHDALQCWLTIAFALLSVRWWRHIARERLLWTWRGAPVWATIGGVLVAEGHGKAATAAIAFGALDVTFVALMISASVLTRRRTDGPSATDHPASGAARPAEARITSEAVPAMG from the coding sequence ATGCCTGCGACGATCCTGTCCCATCAGGCCCTCGTATTGCCGCTCAAGATGCGCTGGCCGCATCGCTTCTCCGGGCTGGCGCTGTGCATCGGCAGCATGGCGCCCGATCTCGAGTTCATCGGTCGCATGTCACACGACTGGCTGTTCAGTCACACGCTGTCGGCGCAGATCTGGTTCACGGTGCCGCTGACGATGGCGTTGGTGTGGCTGCTCACCACCCGGCTGCTGCCGGCGCTGGTGCCATACCTCCGCGATCATCCGGAGTGGCGTCTGCACGATTTGCTGGCCCTGCGCGCGCCGGCGACATGGTGGGACTGGGTCTCCGTGGCATGGTCGGCCTGGATTGGTGGCGTGAGTCATGTGGTGCTCGATGGCATCACGCATGGCAATCACAGTGGCTGGCTGGTGCCATGGCTGCCGGTGTTACGCACCCCGGTGCCCCATCTTGGCGGCGAGGCACCTCTGCACGATGCGCTGCAATGCTGGCTCACCATCGCCTTCGCGTTGCTCTCGGTGCGCTGGTGGCGGCATATCGCCCGCGAACGCCTGCTGTGGACATGGCGTGGAGCACCGGTGTGGGCGACCATTGGCGGGGTGTTGGTGGCCGAGGGGCATGGCAAGGCGGCCACCGCGGCGATCGCGTTTGGCGCGCTCGACGTGACTTTTGTCGCGCTCATGATCAGCGCGTCAGTGCTCACGCGGCGGCGCACTGATGGCCCCTCTGCCACGGATCACCCCGCATCCGGCGCTGCCCGTCCTGCAGAGGCGCGCATCACCTCAGAGGCCGTGCCGGCCATGGGGTGA